Proteins from a genomic interval of Physeter macrocephalus isolate SW-GA chromosome 21, ASM283717v5, whole genome shotgun sequence:
- the RLIM gene encoding E3 ubiquitin-protein ligase RLIM, with protein MESSDSNDKGSGDQSAAQRRSQMDRLDREEAFYQFVNNLSEEDYRLMRDNNLLGTPGESTEEELLRRLQQIKEGPPPQNSDENRGGDSSDDVSNGDSIIDWLNSVRQTGNTTRSGQRGNQSWRAVSRTNPNSGDFRFSLEINVNRNNGSQNPENENELSARRSSGESMDNNSQRQVENPRSESTSARPPRSERNSTESLTGEAPPTRGQRRARSRSPDHRRTRARAERSRSPLHPMSEIPRRSHHSISSQTFEHPLVNETEGSSRTRHHVTLRQQISGPDLLSRGLFAASGTRNASQGAGSSDTTGNGESTGSGQRPPTIVLDLQVRRVRPGEYRQRDSIASRTRSRSQTPNNTVTYESERGGFRRTFSRSERAGVRTYVSTIRIPIRRILNTGLSETTSVAIQTMLRQIMTGFGELSYFMYSDSDSEPSGSVSSRNMERSESRNGRGGSGGSSSSGSSSSSSSSSSSSSSSSSSPSSSSSGESSETSSEVFEGSNEGSSSSGSSGARREGRHRAPVTFDESGSLPFLSLAQFFLLNEDDDDQPRGLTKEQIDNLAMRSFGENDALKTCSVCITEYTEGNKLRKLPCSHEYHVHCIDRWLSENSTCPICRRAVLASGNRESVV; from the exons gTGAAAGTACTGAGGAAGAGTTGCTGAGAAGACTACAACAAATTAAAGAGGGCCCACCACCACAAAACTCAGATGAAAATAGAG gtggaGACTCTTCAGATGATGTGTCTAATGGTGACTCTATAATAGACTGGCTTAACTCCGTCAGACAAACTGGAAATACGACAAGAAGTGGGCAACGAGGAAACCAATCTTGGAGAGCAGTGAGCCGGACTAATCCAAACAGCGGTGATTTCAGATTCAGTTTAGAGATCAATGTTAACCGTAATAATGGGAGCCAAAATCCAGAGAATGAAAATGAGCTATCTGCAAGACGTTCTAGTGGAGAAAGTATGGACAACAACAGCCAAAGGCAAGTGGAAAATCCACGATCTGAATCAACATCTGCAAGGCCACCCAGATCAGAACGAAATTCAACTGAATCATTAACAGGAGAAGCCCCACCTACCAGAGGTCAGAGAAGAGCAAGAAGTAGGAGCCCAGACCATCGGAGAACCCGAGCAAGAGCTGAAAGAAGTAGATCACCTCTGCATCCAATGAGTGAAATTCCACGAAGATCTCATCATAGTATCTCATCTCAGACTTTTGAGCATCCTTTGGTAAATGAGACTGAGGGAAGTTCTAGAACCCGGCACCACGTGACATTGAGACAGCAAATAAGTGGACCTGACTTGCTAAGTAGAGGTCTCTTTGCAGCTTCTGGAACCAGAAATGCCTCACAAGGAGCAGGGTCTTCAGATACAACTGGCAATGGTGAATCTACAGGATCAGGCCAGAGACCTCCAACCATAGTCCTTGATCTTCAAGTAAGAAGAGTTCGTCCTGGAGAATATCGGCAGAGAGATAGCATAGCTAGCAGAACTCGTTCAAGGTCTCAGACGCCAAACAACACTGTCACTTATGAAAGTGAACGAGGAGGTTTTAGGCGTACGTTTTCACGTTCTGAGCGAGCAGGTGTGAGAACCTATGTCAGTACCATCAGAATTCCGATTCGTAGAATCTTAAATACTGGTTTAAGTGAGACTACATCTGTTGCAATTCAGACCATGTTAAGGCAGATAATGACAGGTTTTGGTGAGTTAAGCTACTTTATGTACAGTGATAGTGATTCAGAGCCTAGTGGCTCAGTCTCGAGTCGAAATATGGAAAGGTCAGAGTCACGGAATGGAAGAGGGGGTTCTGGTGGTAGTAGCAGTTCTGGTTCGAGTTCCAGTTCAAGTTCCAGTTCAAGTTCCAGTTCTAGTTCCAGTTCCAGTCCTAGTTCCAGTTCCAGTGGTGAAAGTTCAGAGACTAGCTCAGAGGTATTTGAAGGCAGTAATGAAGGAAGCTCATCATCAGGCTCATCAGGTGCCAGGCGAGAGGGTCGACACAGGGCCCCAGTAACATTTGATGAAAGTGGCTCTTTGCCCTTCCTTAGTCTGGCTCAGTTTTTCCTCttaaatgaggatgatgatgaccAACCTAGAGGACTCACCAAAGAACAGATTGACAACTTGGCAATGAGAAGTTTTGGTGAAAATGATGCATTAAAAACCTGTAGTGTTTGCATTACAGAATACACAGAAGGCAACAAACTTCGTAAACTACCTTGTTCCCATGAGTATCATGTCCACTGCATCGATCGCTGGTTATCTGAGAATTCTACTTGTCCTATATGTCGCAGAGCAGTCTTAGCTTCTGGTAACAGAGAAAGCGTTGTGTGA